One candidate division WOR-3 bacterium genomic window, TCATAATTTTAATTCTTATTGCCTTATATCTCCTCTTCACTTATAATTCCTTAGTGGTGAAGAAAAACCGGTTGAAAAATGCCTGGTATCAGATTGATGTCCAACTGAAAAGGAGATACGACCTCATACCAAACCTGGTGGAGACGGTAAAGGGTTATGCCGCACACGAGAAGGAGATTTTTGAAAAGGTGGCGGAGGCGAGGGCGAAGGCGATGGGGGCTAAGAGTCCAAGAGAAGTAGCCGAGGCGAACGAAGGTTTAAGCGCAGTCTTAAAGACCCTCTTTGCGGTGGCGGAAGCCTATCCGGCTTTGAGGGCGAGT contains:
- a CDS encoding LemA family protein — protein: MTILIIILILIALYLLFTYNSLVVKKNRLKNAWYQIDVQLKRRYDLIPNLVETVKGYAAHEKEIFEKVAEARAKAMGAKSPREVAEANEGLSAVLKTLFAVAEAYPALRASENFIRLQEELAATENKIAFARQFYNDTVMAYNVACQQFPSNIVARIFNFQLEEFYSLPEAEKEAPKVKF